A region from the Halomonas piscis genome encodes:
- the rapZ gene encoding RNase adapter RapZ, producing MQLVIISGRSGSGKSIALQALEDLGYYAIDNLPAMLLGSLVDELRHQTGCTHLAVSIDARNLPGALALLPGLLEGMRARGIGFNVVYLTTDARILLERYSATRRRHPLTRDTDMTLEEAIAKEEETLSDVRDLADLTIDTSRLSVHDLRRRIADQVAHRQPGKLTLTVESFGYKRGVPLDADLVFDARCLPNPYWDPALRGLNGRDAEIEAFLRGYPMVDAMCEDIRGWLERWLPAYQNSQRSYITVAIGCTGGQHRSVYLVEQLGRLLLDAHDDIQVRHRELSVQYTRSAEDHQP from the coding sequence ATGCAACTGGTCATCATCAGCGGTCGTTCCGGCTCGGGCAAGTCCATTGCCCTGCAAGCGCTGGAAGATCTGGGCTATTACGCCATCGATAACCTGCCGGCCATGCTGCTGGGCTCGCTGGTGGACGAGCTGCGCCACCAGACCGGGTGTACCCACCTGGCGGTCAGCATCGATGCGCGCAACCTGCCCGGCGCTCTGGCGCTGCTGCCGGGCCTGCTCGAAGGCATGCGCGCCCGGGGCATCGGCTTTAACGTGGTCTATCTGACCACCGACGCGCGCATCCTGCTGGAGCGTTACTCTGCCACCCGCCGCCGCCATCCGCTCACCCGGGACACGGACATGACTCTGGAAGAGGCCATCGCCAAGGAAGAGGAAACCCTGAGCGACGTGCGCGACCTGGCGGATCTGACCATCGACACTTCCCGTCTGTCGGTGCACGATCTGCGCCGGCGCATTGCCGACCAGGTGGCCCACCGCCAGCCGGGAAAGCTGACCCTGACCGTGGAATCCTTCGGCTACAAGCGCGGCGTGCCGCTGGATGCCGACCTGGTGTTCGACGCGCGCTGCCTGCCCAACCCCTACTGGGACCCGGCGCTTCGCGGGCTTAACGGGCGCGACGCCGAAATCGAGGCGTTTTTGCGCGGCTACCCCATGGTGGACGCCATGTGCGAAGACATCCGCGGCTGGCTCGAGCGCTGGCTGCCGGCCTACCAAAACAGCCAGCGCAGCTACATCACCGTGGCCATCGGCTGCACCGGCGGCCAGCACCGCTCGGTATATCTGGTCGAACAGCTGGGCCGGCTGCTGCTTGATGCCCATGACGACATCCAGGTGCGCCACCGCGAGCTGTCGGTGCAGTACACCCGCTCGGCCGAGGATCATCAGCCATAG
- the tldD gene encoding metalloprotease TldD, with protein MTQLDQAASILLTPGGLDLDSLDTGLAHAMGPGIDYADLYFQRQWQEGWMLEDGEVKEASYNIDGGVGVRSLAGEKTGFAYSNQISAEALVDTGKTASGIVRSGTQRHGQAAGPVSAALCYPGVDPLGDLSADDKVAMLKLADRVARAVDPRVSQVSASLSGTYEVVLVRASDGTLAADIRPLVRFNVSVIAASGGRRERGSAGGGGRFSMGRLRDAGVAESYAREAVRQALVNLEAVDAPAGQMPVVLGAGWPGILLHEAVGHGLEGDFNRKGSSAFAGRMGQRVASKGVTVVDDATFADRRGSLSVDDEGTPGQRTPLIEDGILTGYMQDKLNARLMGMAPTGNARRESYAHMPMPRMTNTLMLPGQDEPDDIIKSVRRGLYAVSFGGGQVDITSGKFVFSASEAYLIEDGAITAPVKGATLIGNGPEAMGQVSMIGHDMALDSGIGVCGKEGQGVPVGVGQPTLKLDELTVGGTQS; from the coding sequence ATGACGCAGCTTGATCAGGCAGCTTCGATATTACTGACGCCCGGCGGGCTCGACCTGGACAGCCTGGACACCGGGCTTGCCCACGCCATGGGTCCGGGTATCGACTACGCCGACCTGTATTTTCAGCGCCAGTGGCAGGAAGGCTGGATGCTGGAAGACGGCGAAGTCAAGGAGGCCAGCTACAACATTGACGGCGGCGTCGGCGTGCGTTCGCTGGCCGGCGAAAAAACCGGCTTTGCCTACTCCAACCAGATTAGTGCGGAGGCGCTGGTGGATACCGGCAAAACCGCGTCGGGCATCGTGCGCAGCGGCACGCAGCGCCACGGCCAGGCGGCCGGCCCGGTCAGCGCCGCGCTGTGCTATCCGGGCGTTGACCCGCTCGGCGATCTGAGCGCCGATGACAAGGTAGCCATGCTCAAGCTGGCCGATCGCGTGGCCCGGGCCGTTGACCCCCGAGTGAGCCAGGTCAGCGCCTCGCTGTCCGGCACCTATGAAGTGGTGCTGGTGCGCGCCAGCGACGGCACCCTGGCCGCCGATATCCGCCCGCTGGTGCGTTTCAACGTCAGCGTCATTGCGGCCAGCGGCGGACGTCGCGAGCGCGGCAGCGCCGGCGGCGGCGGGCGCTTTTCCATGGGCCGGCTGCGCGATGCCGGGGTGGCCGAAAGCTACGCCAGGGAGGCCGTACGCCAGGCGCTGGTCAACCTCGAGGCGGTAGACGCCCCGGCAGGGCAGATGCCGGTGGTGCTGGGCGCGGGCTGGCCGGGCATTCTGCTCCACGAGGCCGTGGGCCACGGCCTGGAAGGCGACTTCAACCGCAAGGGCAGCTCGGCGTTCGCCGGCAGGATGGGGCAGCGGGTGGCGTCAAAGGGCGTCACCGTGGTGGACGATGCCACCTTTGCCGATCGCCGCGGCTCGCTCAGCGTGGACGACGAAGGCACGCCGGGCCAGCGCACGCCGCTGATCGAGGACGGCATTCTCACCGGCTACATGCAGGACAAGCTCAACGCCCGACTGATGGGCATGGCGCCCACCGGCAACGCCCGGCGCGAATCCTACGCGCACATGCCCATGCCGCGGATGACCAATACGCTGATGCTACCCGGTCAGGACGAGCCCGACGACATCATCAAAAGCGTCCGGCGCGGCCTCTATGCGGTGAGCTTCGGCGGCGGCCAGGTGGACATCACCTCGGGCAAGTTCGTGTTTTCGGCGAGCGAAGCCTACCTGATCGAGGACGGCGCGATTACCGCGCCGGTGAAGGGCGCCACGCTGATCGGCAACGGCCCCGAGGCCATGGGGCAGGTATCGATGATCGGCCACGACATGGCGCTGGACAGCGGCATCGGCGTCTGCGGCAAGGAAGGTCAGGGCGTGCCGGTGGGCGTGGGCCAGCCCACCCTCAAGCTCGATGAGCTGACAGTGGGCGGGACTCAGTCCTGA
- the yjgA gene encoding ribosome biogenesis factor YjgA, translating into MPKKHAGPASEIPDERPSKTQLKREMHELQALGETLIAMKPAERARFALSDDLQHAIEETARIPSREARRRHMQYVGKLMRREDLPAIRAEFDAMEQERLWRDQAFHRLEAWRDRLVDEGDPAVDAFLEAYPDADRQTLRQLIRNARREREQQKPPSSARKLFRHLRESAELKAQD; encoded by the coding sequence ATGCCCAAAAAACATGCCGGCCCGGCCAGCGAAATACCTGACGAGCGCCCCAGCAAAACCCAGCTAAAGCGCGAAATGCACGAGCTCCAGGCGCTGGGCGAGACCCTGATCGCCATGAAACCCGCCGAACGAGCACGCTTTGCGCTGTCCGACGACCTGCAGCATGCCATCGAAGAAACCGCGCGGATCCCTTCCCGCGAGGCGCGCCGGCGACACATGCAGTACGTCGGCAAGCTCATGCGCCGGGAAGATCTGCCTGCCATCCGCGCCGAGTTTGACGCCATGGAGCAGGAACGCCTTTGGCGCGACCAGGCCTTTCATCGCCTGGAAGCGTGGCGCGACCGCCTGGTCGACGAAGGCGACCCCGCCGTGGACGCCTTCCTGGAGGCGTATCCCGACGCCGATCGCCAGACCCTGCGCCAGCTGATCCGCAACGCCCGGCGCGAGCGCGAGCAGCAAAAGCCGCCGTCAAGCGCGCGCAAGCTGTTCAGGCACCTGCGCGAAAGCGCCGAGCTCAAGGCTCAGGACTGA
- the pmbA gene encoding metalloprotease PmbA, with protein sequence MAQAFDAEAQQAVLASRAEQALALAKALGADAAEVGASVDQGVEVSVRLGDVETVELSRDQGVAVTVYVGQRKGSASSTDAGEDSIRAAVEKALAIARYTGEDPAAGLADASLMASENPDMGVHHPWALSTEQAIELALESERAGREVEGITQSEGATLSTGEGVRVYANSHGFVGTQKGSRHGLSCLLIAEDDSGMQRDFDYTTARNPAELRDPAEVGREAARKTLRRLGARRPPTGTFPVLFDPSQAGGLVGHLMSALAGGALYRQASFLCDSLGKPLFPEWFSLVERPMEHGATASSPFDGDGVQTRNNRFIDRGKVASYMLSAYSARRLSMETTGNAGGARNLRLDAPLEPVEALLKRMDRGVWVTELMGQGVNGVTGDYSRGASGFWIENGEVQYPIEEFTIAGNLEQMFASLAGLGDDLDTRGSVHTGSWLIDSMTVAGN encoded by the coding sequence ATGGCACAGGCATTTGATGCCGAGGCGCAGCAGGCAGTGCTTGCATCCCGTGCGGAGCAGGCGCTGGCGCTGGCCAAAGCGCTCGGGGCCGACGCGGCCGAGGTCGGCGCCAGCGTTGACCAGGGCGTTGAGGTCAGCGTGCGCCTTGGCGACGTGGAAACCGTGGAGCTGTCCCGGGACCAGGGCGTTGCCGTGACGGTCTACGTGGGGCAGCGCAAGGGCAGCGCCTCATCCACCGATGCCGGCGAGGATTCCATCCGCGCCGCGGTGGAAAAGGCGCTGGCGATTGCCCGCTACACCGGCGAAGACCCGGCGGCAGGGCTTGCCGACGCCTCGCTCATGGCAAGCGAGAATCCCGATATGGGGGTGCATCACCCCTGGGCGCTCTCTACCGAACAGGCGATCGAGCTGGCGCTTGAGAGCGAGCGGGCCGGCCGCGAGGTCGAGGGCATTACCCAGTCCGAAGGGGCCACGCTGTCCACCGGCGAGGGCGTGCGCGTCTATGCCAACAGCCACGGCTTTGTGGGCACCCAGAAGGGCAGTCGCCACGGGCTATCGTGCCTGCTTATCGCCGAAGACGACAGCGGCATGCAGCGCGACTTTGACTATACCACCGCGCGCAACCCGGCCGAGCTGCGCGACCCGGCGGAAGTCGGGCGCGAAGCGGCGCGCAAGACCCTGCGGCGGCTGGGCGCCCGTCGTCCGCCAACGGGCACGTTTCCGGTGCTGTTTGACCCCTCCCAGGCCGGCGGGCTGGTGGGCCATCTGATGAGCGCCCTGGCCGGCGGGGCCCTCTACCGCCAGGCGTCGTTTCTCTGCGACAGCCTGGGCAAGCCGCTGTTTCCGGAGTGGTTCAGCCTGGTGGAGCGTCCCATGGAACACGGCGCCACGGCCAGCTCGCCGTTTGACGGCGACGGCGTGCAGACGCGCAACAATCGCTTTATCGACCGGGGCAAGGTGGCAAGCTACATGCTCTCGGCCTACAGCGCCAGGCGGCTTTCCATGGAGACCACCGGCAACGCCGGCGGCGCGCGCAACCTGCGCCTTGACGCGCCGCTGGAGCCGGTCGAAGCGCTGCTCAAGCGAATGGATCGCGGCGTTTGGGTAACCGAGCTCATGGGGCAGGGCGTCAACGGCGTGACCGGGGACTATTCCCGCGGCGCCAGCGGCTTCTGGATCGAAAACGGCGAGGTGCAGTATCCCATCGAGGAGTTCACCATTGCCGGCAACCTCGAACAGATGTTTGCTTCCCTGGCAGGGCTCGGTGACGATCTGGATACTCGGGGCAGCGTCCATACCGGAAGCTGGCTGATCGACAGCATGACCGTGGCCGGCAACTAG
- a CDS encoding HPr family phosphocarrier protein — protein sequence MPCKTLTLTNRRGLHARAATRLVTCCQPFAAKVHVHRGEQKADARNIMALLMLAAPCGTELTVHAEGEDADQALDAVEALFDARFDEDR from the coding sequence GTGCCCTGCAAGACCCTGACCCTGACCAATCGCCGCGGCCTCCACGCCCGCGCAGCGACCCGGCTTGTCACCTGCTGCCAGCCGTTTGCGGCCAAGGTTCACGTTCATCGGGGCGAGCAAAAAGCCGATGCCCGCAATATCATGGCGCTACTGATGCTGGCCGCCCCCTGCGGTACCGAGCTTACCGTGCACGCCGAAGGCGAGGATGCGGACCAGGCCCTCGACGCCGTCGAAGCGCTGTTTGACGCTCGCTTCGACGAGGATCGCTAG